A single window of Flavobacteriales bacterium DNA harbors:
- a CDS encoding Gfo/Idh/MocA family oxidoreductase — MKIGVLGAGHLGTIHIRLLREIPGYELTGFYDPDPAKRKEAETNFGIPSFESVDALMDAVDAVDIVTPTLSHFECARKALAAGKHIFIEKPVTNTPEEAETLVKMVRESGLTAQVGHVERFNPAFQAVRHICSRPLFIEAHRLAEFNPRGTDVSVVLDLMIHDIDVILSVVRSPVKDIHASGVAVVSDTPDITNARIEFENGCVANLTASRISLKNMRKCRFFQGQAYVAVDFLEKKAEVTRIKEAVEPIDPMSLILDLGEKGKKEIYFEHPDIPASNAIKEELTCFLEAIRTGSQPPVTIEDGYHALRIAWQINEKVRISPL, encoded by the coding sequence ATGAAGATAGGAGTATTGGGGGCGGGGCACCTGGGAACAATTCATATCCGGTTGCTCCGCGAGATTCCCGGCTATGAACTTACAGGTTTTTATGATCCAGATCCCGCGAAACGGAAGGAAGCGGAAACCAATTTCGGAATTCCTTCCTTTGAGTCGGTGGATGCCCTGATGGATGCGGTGGATGCCGTTGACATCGTTACCCCTACCCTTTCTCATTTTGAATGTGCGAGAAAAGCGCTGGCCGCCGGTAAACACATCTTCATTGAAAAACCGGTAACCAACACCCCGGAAGAAGCGGAAACGCTGGTGAAGATGGTACGGGAATCCGGACTTACAGCACAGGTCGGACATGTAGAAAGGTTCAATCCTGCATTTCAGGCGGTAAGGCACATCTGTTCACGGCCCTTGTTCATAGAGGCGCACCGGCTTGCTGAATTCAATCCGCGGGGAACCGACGTATCCGTCGTGCTGGACCTGATGATCCACGACATTGATGTTATCCTGAGCGTGGTCAGATCGCCCGTAAAGGACATACATGCAAGTGGCGTAGCGGTGGTAAGCGACACACCGGACATCACCAACGCACGAATTGAATTTGAGAACGGATGCGTGGCCAACCTTACCGCCAGCAGAATCTCCCTTAAAAACATGCGTAAATGCCGCTTCTTCCAGGGCCAGGCTTATGTAGCCGTAGACTTCCTGGAAAAAAAGGCCGAGGTGACCCGCATCAAGGAAGCCGTAGAGCCCATTGATCCCATGTCACTCATTCTGGACCTCGGCGAGAAGGGGAAAAAGGAAATTTACTTTGAACATCCTGACATTCCCGCGTCCAATGCAATCAAAGAAGAACTGACCTGCTTCCTGGAAGCCATCCGCACGGGAAGCCAACCTCCGGTTACCATAGAAGATGGCTATCATGCACTCAGAATCGCATGGCAGATCAATGAGAAGGTGCGCATTTCACCGCTTTGA
- a CDS encoding sugar transferase, which translates to MNRTLQVLKYVLADLVAAALAWGLFYMYRKKVIEPQKFGHEIPVQVDQTFIIGLICIPIFWLILYTVVGSYRDIYRKSRLKELAQTLWTSFLGVLTIFFALILDDEVASYKSYYRSFLFLLTLHFTLTFLLRFILTSITSYRIKHRKIGFPTILIGSNQKAVDLFQEFESMRHAVGNRFIGYVQVNGGNGGSPLKENIPHLGHVDNLREIIEQNKAEEVIIAIESSEHDNLRRIMDRVEGMGIVIKIIPDMYDILAGSVKMTSIFGAALIEIYPDLMPHWQKFMKRAMDITISLGVLVFCAPLYILTALAVKISSKGPVFYSHERIGQYGKPFTIYKFRSMYVNAEKDKPMLASENDSRITPLGSFMRKTRLDEIPQFYNVLIGDMSLVGPRPERQYFIDQIVMKAEHYHHLHKVRPGITSWGQVKYGYAENVEQMIERLKYDIIYIENMSLALDLKIIGYTVLTVVQGRGK; encoded by the coding sequence ATGAACCGTACCCTTCAAGTGCTGAAATATGTTCTGGCCGACCTCGTGGCGGCTGCACTTGCGTGGGGTCTGTTCTACATGTACCGGAAAAAAGTAATCGAACCGCAGAAGTTCGGACATGAAATACCCGTACAGGTTGATCAGACTTTCATTATCGGATTGATTTGCATCCCCATCTTCTGGTTGATACTGTATACCGTTGTGGGTTCTTACAGGGACATTTACCGGAAGTCTAGGCTCAAAGAGCTGGCGCAAACCCTGTGGACATCATTTCTCGGTGTTCTGACCATTTTCTTCGCACTGATTCTAGATGATGAAGTGGCCAGCTACAAAAGTTATTACCGATCGTTCCTGTTTCTCCTCACCCTTCATTTCACCCTTACTTTCCTGTTGCGGTTCATCCTCACCAGCATCACGTCTTACAGGATCAAACACCGCAAGATCGGTTTCCCAACCATCCTGATCGGCAGCAACCAAAAAGCAGTGGACCTCTTTCAGGAGTTCGAATCCATGAGACATGCCGTGGGTAACCGGTTCATCGGCTATGTGCAGGTGAACGGTGGAAACGGCGGATCACCTTTAAAAGAGAACATACCTCACCTGGGCCATGTTGACAACCTGCGGGAAATCATCGAACAGAACAAGGCTGAAGAAGTGATCATCGCCATTGAGTCTTCGGAACACGACAACCTCCGGCGCATCATGGACCGCGTGGAAGGCATGGGCATCGTCATCAAGATCATTCCCGATATGTACGACATCCTGGCCGGTTCGGTGAAAATGACGTCCATCTTCGGTGCAGCACTGATCGAGATCTACCCCGACCTGATGCCGCACTGGCAAAAGTTCATGAAACGTGCGATGGACATTACCATATCCCTGGGCGTACTTGTGTTCTGCGCACCCTTGTACATCCTTACCGCATTGGCCGTAAAAATCTCTTCCAAAGGTCCCGTGTTTTACAGCCACGAAAGGATCGGACAGTACGGCAAACCGTTCACCATCTACAAATTCAGGTCGATGTATGTGAATGCGGAAAAAGACAAGCCCATGCTGGCCAGCGAAAACGACAGCCGCATCACGCCCCTGGGAAGCTTCATGCGAAAAACCCGCCTGGATGAGATCCCGCAATTCTACAATGTATTGATTGGAGATATGTCACTGGTGGGACCGCGTCCTGAACGCCAGTACTTCATTGACCAGATCGTAATGAAAGCCGAACACTACCATCACCTGCACAAGGTAAGACCTGGTATCACATCCTGGGGCCAGGTGAAGTATGGTTACGCGGAAAATGTGGAGCAGATGATCGAGCGACTGAAGTATGACATCATCTACATCGAGAACATGTCACTCGCCCTCGACCTGAAAATCATCGGGTATACCGTTCTGACTGTTGTACAAGGAAGAGGAAAATAA
- a CDS encoding gliding motility-associated C-terminal domain-containing protein, translated as MRDIVDCGSNLGFEDGNLSNWEGCYFSGCPVGQKFPNSCPADCFSTSLTYENGAWVCTCNSCGAGSSPTKSPCCPIKCDQAGLQPGVNSVNGTLGTCSALTPTAGNVRHTVTTGGGTDPNSDGNIPVVAPGGGNFSVRIGNQEAGWEAECLSQSFTVSPQNALFTYMYAVVFMDPPGHTDDNRPRFEINITDPNGDPVPCGGEYLVVSKDAESQEGFKKATSPNCSRDSEGDTTNVWYKEWTPVATDLSSFINQQVTIKFCTADCGQGGHWGYAYVDTYCSPLEVLGTRVCSTDPTVTLTAPSGFSSYEWFEGQAPGTPPSIGNSIDLTVPVVDGGIYTVKLENVATPGCYTYITDTVEVFSAEATGDTTVCRYSTSPLQLTASGSDDETTYSWSPTTGLSCSTCPNPQVNPPFSDITYTVTMTSSLGCVITEDISITAIECPPNVTATADSLCEGGCGDVTAIGTGGTPPYTWTWSPNIGTEAGPYNECPTSTTVYHVTITDALGEVDSTTTTFVVYPVPTVTMTPDLNVCSDDDPTSDLTATVNGGTGPFTYVWDDPNSGNTSTITVTNVLNTSVTYHVSITDINGCTTDGEVTVTTACSPFVTLDAAEYCQGGCTTLEPQANGGAPPYTWNWDNPTLNGPGPFDVCPTVTTTYCVTVTDLNGATASTCATVTVNDPPVLTTSSTTATCGQCDGSVTVTATGAGPFDYLWSSGCTTATCQNMCTGNYSVTVTDDNGCQSEISQPVSNTNAPEIQAIPDSVACFGDCDGTVVAIVTSTGTPPYSFQWSPAGTDSVLTGQCAGTYTVTITDQLGCQSVASTFIYEPSEMSQTVSHTDLLCYGDQNGTITWIVEGGTLPYTFNWTPGGYTTASLTGLASGTYNGTVTDANGCTQTTSATIIEPTPLVLSITHTNTTCSNDDGTVTVTASGATPPYSYIWNNGGTTSGISGLVPGTYSVTVTDVNGCEVTTDDAVQGIPLPAVDISGSTDPLCYGDCTGTATAQGSGGTPPYNYGWNDAANQTGATATGLCAGEYKVCLTDANGCPACDSVVINQPPPVTLSTGATDEICHDSTGTVYATPGGGTPPYTLIWSDPTGSTTDTVAGLKEGTYSVTATDANGCVITGSDMVENIQILPVAHFVPDPYEALLMNPVISFFDKSSDAISWVWDFGDSSTSTLQNPIHTYSDTGCYDVSLWIINQYGCEDSIETTVCVKDISSIYIPNAFTPNQDGKNEYFTVGQYNYCEFEMYIFDRWGNLIFKTTSLKGWDGTANNGTEIAQEDVYVWLVKAVDCYGNPWKRVGHVTLIR; from the coding sequence GTGAGAGATATTGTTGATTGTGGTAGCAACCTCGGATTTGAAGATGGAAATCTTTCAAATTGGGAGGGGTGTTATTTTTCCGGATGTCCGGTGGGGCAGAAGTTTCCCAATTCATGTCCTGCCGATTGTTTTTCCACCAGCCTGACCTATGAAAACGGTGCATGGGTATGTACCTGCAACTCTTGTGGAGCAGGCAGCAGCCCGACCAAAAGCCCTTGTTGCCCCATCAAGTGTGATCAGGCGGGTTTGCAGCCGGGTGTCAACTCGGTCAATGGAACCCTTGGAACGTGCAGCGCACTTACGCCGACAGCCGGCAATGTGCGTCATACGGTAACTACGGGTGGCGGTACAGATCCCAACAGCGATGGCAACATTCCCGTGGTGGCTCCGGGAGGAGGCAATTTTTCCGTACGCATCGGGAACCAGGAGGCCGGATGGGAAGCAGAATGCCTTTCTCAATCATTCACCGTTTCCCCGCAAAATGCCCTGTTTACCTATATGTATGCGGTGGTGTTCATGGACCCGCCGGGACATACTGACGACAACCGTCCCCGTTTTGAGATCAACATCACCGATCCCAATGGCGATCCTGTTCCCTGCGGAGGAGAGTACCTGGTTGTGAGTAAGGATGCCGAAAGCCAGGAGGGCTTCAAAAAAGCCACCAGCCCGAATTGTTCTCGTGACTCGGAGGGCGACACCACGAACGTGTGGTACAAAGAATGGACGCCGGTTGCAACCGATCTTTCATCTTTCATCAACCAACAGGTGACCATTAAGTTCTGTACCGCTGACTGCGGACAAGGTGGTCACTGGGGGTACGCGTATGTGGATACCTACTGTTCTCCGCTGGAGGTATTGGGTACGCGCGTTTGCTCAACCGACCCCACGGTTACATTAACAGCCCCGTCCGGGTTCAGCAGTTATGAGTGGTTTGAAGGACAGGCGCCCGGTACGCCTCCGAGCATCGGCAACAGCATCGACCTGACCGTTCCGGTTGTGGATGGCGGAATCTATACCGTGAAGCTGGAAAACGTGGCCACACCCGGTTGCTATACCTATATCACGGATACCGTGGAAGTGTTCTCCGCCGAAGCCACCGGTGATACAACCGTGTGTCGGTATTCCACCAGCCCCTTGCAACTCACTGCCTCAGGTAGCGATGATGAAACGACTTACAGCTGGAGTCCGACCACCGGCCTGAGTTGCAGCACCTGTCCCAACCCGCAGGTCAATCCGCCCTTCTCTGACATCACTTATACCGTAACAATGACCAGTTCCCTCGGATGCGTCATCACGGAAGACATCAGCATCACAGCCATCGAGTGTCCGCCCAATGTCACCGCAACGGCTGATTCATTGTGTGAAGGCGGATGTGGAGATGTGACGGCCATAGGTACCGGAGGAACCCCGCCGTATACCTGGACGTGGTCACCCAACATCGGCACAGAGGCAGGCCCCTACAACGAGTGTCCCACTTCCACCACGGTGTACCATGTTACCATTACGGATGCATTGGGAGAAGTCGACAGCACCACAACAACCTTCGTGGTTTATCCGGTACCCACGGTAACCATGACACCGGATCTGAATGTTTGTTCGGATGACGACCCGACCTCTGACCTGACGGCAACCGTCAACGGTGGCACCGGTCCGTTCACCTATGTATGGGACGATCCCAACTCAGGTAACACATCCACCATCACGGTGACCAACGTATTGAATACATCCGTCACCTATCATGTATCCATCACCGATATCAACGGTTGTACCACAGATGGTGAGGTGACAGTTACCACAGCCTGCTCACCTTTTGTGACACTGGATGCAGCCGAGTATTGCCAGGGCGGATGTACCACCCTCGAGCCTCAGGCCAATGGTGGAGCGCCGCCTTATACATGGAATTGGGACAACCCCACGCTCAACGGACCGGGCCCCTTCGATGTATGTCCGACAGTAACCACCACCTATTGCGTAACGGTGACGGATTTGAACGGTGCCACTGCCAGCACCTGCGCAACAGTTACGGTGAATGATCCGCCGGTACTGACCACGTCATCTACCACAGCTACCTGCGGGCAGTGTGATGGTTCGGTTACGGTGACTGCTACCGGCGCCGGTCCGTTTGACTACCTGTGGAGTTCAGGATGCACCACAGCTACCTGTCAGAACATGTGTACCGGCAATTATTCGGTCACAGTTACGGATGACAATGGCTGTCAGTCGGAGATATCTCAACCGGTAAGTAATACCAATGCGCCGGAGATCCAGGCCATTCCCGATAGTGTGGCCTGCTTCGGAGATTGTGACGGAACGGTTGTTGCCATCGTTACCTCCACCGGAACCCCGCCGTATAGCTTCCAATGGAGTCCGGCTGGAACAGATTCGGTATTGACCGGGCAGTGTGCAGGAACTTACACCGTAACCATTACCGATCAACTGGGCTGCCAATCCGTAGCCAGTACCTTTATCTATGAACCCTCGGAAATGAGCCAGACGGTTTCCCATACAGACCTGTTATGTTACGGTGACCAGAACGGAACCATTACCTGGATTGTAGAAGGAGGAACATTGCCATATACTTTCAACTGGACACCGGGTGGTTATACAACGGCAAGTCTCACCGGGCTTGCCAGCGGCACATACAACGGCACCGTAACGGATGCCAACGGTTGTACGCAGACCACATCTGCAACCATTATAGAACCCACACCGCTGGTGCTGTCCATCACTCATACCAACACAACATGCTCCAATGATGATGGTACCGTAACGGTGACAGCTTCAGGCGCAACGCCGCCGTATTCATACATCTGGAACAACGGGGGTACCACTTCGGGTATCTCGGGATTGGTGCCGGGAACCTATTCGGTGACCGTAACGGATGTCAACGGTTGTGAAGTAACCACCGATGATGCGGTGCAAGGCATTCCGTTGCCGGCTGTGGATATCTCCGGCAGCACCGACCCGCTTTGTTACGGAGACTGCACCGGAACGGCCACTGCCCAGGGAAGCGGTGGTACGCCACCCTACAACTATGGGTGGAATGATGCAGCCAACCAGACGGGAGCTACAGCTACCGGCCTTTGTGCAGGAGAATACAAGGTATGTCTGACCGATGCCAATGGTTGCCCGGCCTGTGATTCAGTGGTGATCAATCAGCCGCCGCCGGTGACCTTGAGTACGGGAGCCACCGACGAGATCTGCCATGATTCCACCGGAACGGTTTATGCCACCCCGGGTGGAGGCACACCACCTTATACGTTGATCTGGAGCGATCCCACCGGTTCAACCACAGATACAGTAGCCGGATTGAAGGAAGGTACCTATTCGGTGACGGCAACCGATGCCAACGGATGCGTGATCACCGGCAGTGACATGGTGGAAAACATCCAGATACTGCCCGTGGCACATTTCGTTCCTGATCCGTATGAGGCATTGCTGATGAACCCGGTCATCAGTTTCTTCGACAAATCTAGCGATGCCATCAGCTGGGTGTGGGACTTCGGTGACAGTTCAACATCTACCTTGCAAAATCCTATTCACACCTACTCGGATACCGGTTGCTACGATGTGAGCCTCTGGATCATCAACCAGTATGGCTGTGAAGACTCGATAGAAACGACGGTATGTGTGAAAGACATTTCGAGTATCTATATCCCCAATGCATTCACCCCGAACCAGGATGGTAAGAATGAATACTTTACCGTGGGCCAGTACAACTACTGCGAGTTCGAGATGTACATCTTTGACCGATGGGGGAACCTGATCTTCAAGACCACCAGTTTGAAGGGGTGGGATGGTACTGCCAACAACGGCACCGAGATCGCCCAGGAAGATGTGTATGTGTGGTTGGTGAAGGCGGTTGACTGCTATGGCAATCCGTGGAAGCGCGTCGGGCACGTGACGTTGATACGTTAG
- a CDS encoding gliding motility-associated C-terminal domain-containing protein, with the protein MKKDCCRIHCILGIAGLLCMLVITAHAQTLLPLPSPDAVYGVDCGSNLGFESGNLSNWEGCYFSGCPVGQKFPNSCPADCFSTSLTYENGAWVCTCNSCGAGSSPTKSPCCPIKCDQAGLQPGVNSVNGTLGTCSALTPTAGNVRHTVTTGGGTDPNSDGNIPVVAPGGGNFSVRIGNQEAGWEAECLSQSFTVSPQNALFTYMYAVVFMDPPGHTDDNRPRFEINITDPNGDPVPCGGEYLVVSKDAESQEGFKKATSPNCSRDSEGDTTNVWYKEWTPVATDLSSFINQQVTIKFCTADCGQGGHWGYAYVDTYCSPLEISGSNLCVTGGNVTLTAPQGFSNYTWYSGGVPVTPPSIGNNITLTVPATNGAIYTVRMENVATPGCYTYITDTISVFEAEASGDTTICELSTTPLQLSTTTNDGATTYSWSPTTGLSCTTCPNPQVNPPFSNITYSVTMTSPLGCTIDDQITITTEECSPHVTATADTMCAGGCGDVTAVGTDGVEPYTYTWLPNIGSGAGPHNVCPATTTVYHVTITDADGYTDSTTTTFVIYPVPTVTMSPDLNVCSDDDPTSDLTATVNGGTGPFTYVWDDPNSGATPTVTVTNVLNTSVTYHVSITDINGCTTDGEVTVVTACTPFVTMDPDEYCQGGCASLEPQASGGAPPYTWNWDDTSLSGPGPHNVCPATTTTYCVTVTDQNGETANTCATVTVNDPPQLTTSATTATCGQCDGSVTVTATGTGPYTYVWDSGCTSASCTGMCAGNYSVTVTDAKGCQSETSESVNNTNAPVIEVISDSVACFGDCNGTVSVNMTSPGSPPYTYQWSPAGTGSALTGQCAGNYSVTVTDNVGCQGSASGFIYEPSEMTQSVSHTDLLCYGDQNGTITWTVLGGTPPYTYNWAPGGYTTSVVTGLSSGTYNGTVTDANGCTLTTSATITEPTQLVLTTTPVNTTCSNADGSLTVTASGATPPYSYLWNNGATTSVISGLVPGTYSVTVTDANGCEVTTDDAVQGLDLPSVDITGSTDPLCYGDCTGTATAQGSGGTPPYIYTWDDPDNQTVATATGLCEGSYSVCLTDSKGCMICDSVVINQPPPVTLSTGATDETCHDSTGTVYATPGGGTPPYTLVWNDPTGSTTDTVAGLSEGTYTVTFTDANGCVITGSDVVENIQILPVAQFVPDPYEVLLMNPVINFFDKSSDAISWVWDFGDSTTSTAQNPIHTYSDTGCYDVGLWVINRYGCEDSIHTTVCVKDISSIYIPNAFTPNKDGKNEYFTVGQYNYCEFEMYIFDRWGNLIFNTTNLQGWDGTANNGTEMAQEDVYVWLVKAVDCYGTPWSRIGRVTLIR; encoded by the coding sequence ATGAAAAAAGACTGTTGCCGCATACATTGTATCCTGGGAATTGCCGGTTTGTTGTGTATGCTGGTGATCACAGCCCATGCCCAAACCCTGTTGCCACTTCCTTCTCCCGACGCAGTTTACGGTGTAGACTGCGGAAGCAACCTGGGCTTTGAAAGCGGAAATCTTTCAAATTGGGAGGGGTGTTATTTTTCCGGATGTCCGGTGGGGCAGAAGTTTCCCAATTCATGTCCTGCAGATTGTTTTTCCACCAGCCTGACCTATGAAAACGGTGCATGGGTATGTACCTGCAACTCTTGTGGAGCAGGCAGCAGCCCGACCAAAAGTCCTTGTTGCCCCATCAAGTGTGATCAGGCGGGTTTGCAGCCGGGTGTCAACTCCGTCAATGGAACCCTTGGAACGTGCAGCGCACTTACGCCGACAGCCGGCAATGTGCGTCATACGGTAACTACGGGTGGCGGTACAGATCCCAACAGCGATGGCAACATTCCCGTGGTGGCTCCGGGAGGAGGCAATTTTTCCGTACGCATCGGGAACCAGGAGGCCGGATGGGAAGCAGAATGCCTTTCTCAATCATTCACCGTTTCCCCGCAAAATGCCCTGTTTACCTATATGTATGCGGTGGTGTTCATGGACCCGCCGGGACATACTGACGACAACCGTCCCCGTTTTGAGATCAACATCACCGATCCCAATGGCGATCCTGTTCCCTGCGGAGGAGAGTACCTGGTTGTGAGTAAGGATGCCGAAAGCCAGGAGGGCTTCAAAAAAGCCACCAGCCCGAATTGTTCTCGTGACTCGGAGGGCGACACCACGAACGTGTGGTACAAAGAATGGACGCCGGTTGCAACCGATCTTTCATCTTTCATCAACCAACAGGTGACCATTAAGTTCTGTACCGCTGACTGCGGACAAGGAGGACATTGGGGGTATGCCTATGTAGATACGTATTGCAGTCCGCTTGAAATATCAGGTTCCAATCTTTGTGTGACAGGTGGTAACGTTACCCTCACCGCGCCCCAGGGTTTCAGCAACTATACGTGGTACAGCGGTGGTGTTCCGGTAACCCCGCCCAGCATCGGTAACAACATCACATTGACCGTTCCCGCCACCAATGGTGCGATCTATACGGTTCGTATGGAGAACGTGGCCACACCGGGTTGCTACACGTACATCACGGATACCATTTCCGTTTTTGAGGCTGAGGCTTCGGGCGATACAACCATTTGTGAACTCTCCACCACACCACTTCAACTTTCCACCACCACCAACGACGGCGCCACCACATACAGCTGGAGCCCGACCACGGGCTTAAGCTGCACCACCTGCCCCAATCCGCAGGTTAACCCGCCGTTCTCCAATATCACCTATTCCGTAACGATGACCAGTCCGCTGGGATGTACGATTGATGACCAGATCACCATCACTACGGAAGAGTGCAGTCCGCATGTCACCGCAACAGCTGATACGATGTGTGCAGGCGGATGCGGAGATGTAACGGCAGTGGGAACCGACGGTGTGGAACCCTACACCTACACATGGTTACCCAACATCGGTAGCGGAGCCGGACCGCACAATGTGTGTCCCGCCACCACCACGGTATACCACGTCACCATCACCGATGCCGACGGATATACCGATAGCACCACCACCACCTTTGTCATTTACCCGGTACCCACGGTAACCATGTCACCCGATCTGAACGTATGTTCGGATGATGATCCGACCTCCGACCTGACAGCAACCGTCAACGGCGGCACCGGTCCGTTTACCTATGTATGGGACGATCCCAACTCAGGCGCCACGCCCACCGTCACAGTCACGAACGTGCTGAATACATCGGTTACCTATCATGTATCCATCACCGATATCAACGGTTGTACCACCGACGGTGAAGTAACCGTGGTCACAGCCTGCACACCTTTTGTGACCATGGACCCTGATGAATATTGCCAGGGCGGATGTGCTAGCCTCGAGCCTCAGGCCAGCGGAGGTGCACCTCCCTACACCTGGAACTGGGATGATACTTCCCTGAGTGGGCCGGGGCCGCACAATGTGTGCCCTGCCACCACCACCACCTATTGCGTGACCGTTACCGACCAGAATGGGGAAACGGCCAACACCTGCGCCACGGTCACGGTGAATGATCCACCGCAGCTGACAACGTCGGCCACCACGGCCACCTGCGGACAGTGTGACGGTTCGGTTACGGTGACTGCCACGGGTACCGGTCCGTATACCTATGTGTGGGACAGTGGGTGTACTTCAGCCTCATGTACAGGCATGTGTGCCGGCAATTATTCGGTCACTGTCACCGATGCCAAGGGATGTCAGTCGGAAACATCCGAATCGGTGAACAACACCAACGCGCCGGTGATCGAAGTGATTTCCGACAGCGTGGCCTGTTTCGGAGATTGCAACGGAACGGTATCTGTGAACATGACAAGCCCCGGCAGTCCGCCTTATACCTACCAGTGGAGCCCTGCTGGCACCGGCTCTGCATTAACCGGCCAGTGCGCCGGCAACTACTCGGTTACCGTGACCGATAATGTCGGTTGCCAGGGATCGGCAAGTGGCTTCATCTATGAACCTTCGGAAATGACACAGTCGGTTTCACACACCGACCTGTTATGTTATGGTGATCAGAACGGCACCATTACGTGGACCGTTTTGGGAGGCACTCCTCCCTATACTTACAACTGGGCACCAGGTGGGTATACCACTTCGGTGGTAACCGGGCTCTCCAGTGGTACATACAATGGTACCGTGACGGATGCCAATGGTTGCACGCTCACCACATCGGCAACGATTACCGAACCCACCCAATTGGTGCTGACCACCACACCGGTGAATACCACCTGTTCCAATGCAGATGGTAGTCTGACGGTAACCGCGTCAGGAGCCACGCCTCCATATTCATATCTGTGGAACAACGGTGCCACCACGTCGGTCATCTCGGGATTGGTGCCGGGAACCTATTCGGTAACCGTGACAGATGCCAACGGTTGTGAGGTAACCACCGATGATGCGGTGCAAGGGCTTGACTTACCCTCGGTAGATATCACCGGCAGCACCGACCCGCTTTGTTATGGCGATTGCACCGGTACGGCCACTGCCCAGGGAAGCGGAGGCACACCTCCTTATATTTATACGTGGGATGATCCGGACAACCAGACGGTGGCCACAGCTACCGGACTTTGTGAGGGTAGCTATTCGGTTTGTTTGACAGATAGCAAGGGATGTATGATTTGTGATTCGGTGGTGATCAATCAGCCGCCACCGGTTACGTTGAGTACCGGCGCTACAGATGAAACCTGCCATGATTCCACCGGAACGGTATACGCCACCCCGGGTGGAGGTACGCCACCTTATACTTTGGTTTGGAATGACCCGACCGGTTCCACTACAGATACGGTGGCCGGGTTGAGTGAGGGCACCTATACAGTGACGTTCACCGATGCCAATGGATGTGTGATCACCGGCAGCGATGTGGTGGAAAACATCCAGATCCTGCCGGTTGCACAGTTCGTGCCTGATCCGTACGAGGTGTTGCTGATGAATCCGGTGATCAACTTCTTTGATAAATCGAGTGATGCCATCAGTTGGGTGTGGGACTTTGGTGACAGCACCACGTCCACTGCACAAAACCCCATTCATACATACTCAGACACCGGTTGCTATGATGTGGGCTTATGGGTGATTAACCGGTACGGCTGCGAAGACTCGATACATACGACGGTGTGCGTGAAAGACATCTCCAGTATCTATATTCCCAATGCATTCACCCCGAACAAGGATGGCAAGAACGAATACTTCACAGTGGGCCAGTACAACTATTGCGAATTTGAGATGTATATTTTCGACCGATGGGGCAACCTGATTTTCAATACCACCAACCTGCAGGGATGGGACGGCACCGCCAACAACGGCACCGAGATGGCCCAGGAAGATGTGTATGTGTGGTTGGTGAAGGCGGTGGATTGCTATGGCACTCCATGGAGCAGGATAGGGCGTGTAACCCTGATCCGATAA
- a CDS encoding SDR family oxidoreductase — MNIDLTGKHVLLTGATRGIGEAIAKNLAASGARVSVHFLRHSKRAEQLAAELGNGAKAFQADLAHPEHCLRLFNDVLNAFGHIDVLVNNAGIAYKSPLDEDDDDWLVDWHSTIAVNLTAVGLLCKKAIEHFTVMGGGRIINIASRASFRGDTPDYLAYAASKGGVIPLTRSIARYFGKQGIKAFNVAPGFVRTDMAQDFMNEYGEAFAVNDIALPELTVPEDLAPLVTFLASGLCDHATGGTFDVNAGSYVH, encoded by the coding sequence ATGAACATTGATCTTACCGGGAAACATGTATTGCTGACCGGTGCCACACGTGGTATCGGTGAAGCCATCGCAAAAAACCTGGCCGCTTCAGGCGCACGTGTATCGGTGCATTTTCTCAGACACAGTAAGCGTGCAGAGCAGTTGGCCGCAGAGTTGGGCAATGGTGCAAAGGCTTTTCAAGCCGACCTGGCACATCCCGAGCATTGCCTGCGTTTGTTTAATGACGTATTGAATGCATTCGGCCACATAGATGTGCTGGTGAACAATGCGGGCATCGCTTATAAGTCGCCGTTGGATGAAGATGATGATGACTGGCTGGTAGATTGGCACAGTACGATTGCCGTTAACCTGACCGCAGTGGGGTTGTTGTGCAAAAAGGCCATTGAGCATTTCACCGTCATGGGAGGGGGAAGAATCATCAATATTGCTTCAAGGGCCTCTTTTAGGGGAGATACACCCGATTACCTGGCGTATGCAGCTTCCAAGGGCGGTGTGATTCCGCTGACACGTTCCATTGCCCGATACTTTGGTAAACAAGGGATCAAAGCATTCAATGTTGCGCCGGGATTTGTGCGCACCGATATGGCGCAGGATTTCATGAACGAGTATGGAGAAGCATTTGCTGTGAATGACATTGCATTGCCCGAACTGACCGTTCCTGAAGACCTGGCCCCCCTGGTCACTTTTCTGGCCAGCGGTTTATGCGACCATGCAACCGGAGGTACGTTCGATGTGAATGCGGGCAGCTACGTGCACTAA